A portion of the Stegostoma tigrinum isolate sSteTig4 chromosome 46, sSteTig4.hap1, whole genome shotgun sequence genome contains these proteins:
- the LOC132207398 gene encoding uncharacterized protein LOC132207398, with protein MRGSRRRAEPSNGHGHVTTLTEGRRQRPTPESLFPEDSDQPPSYQYQRERPTPELLFPVTNPSYHSQRQRPTPELPIPERKTNPRVTIPSDQPQLPFPETATNPRVTNTREKDQPQSYYSQSDQPELPFPETATNPRVTIPRDSDQPPSYQYQRERPTPELLFPVTNPNSDQPELPIPGRKTNQSGHSQRERPTPVTIPRDSDQPPSYHSQRERPTPELLFPVTNPSYHSQRQRPTPELPFPETVTNPSYHSQRQRPTPELPFPERKTNPRVTIPSDQPELPFPE; from the exons ATGAGGGGCTCGCGCCGCCGCGCGGAACCGAGCAACGGCCACGGTCACGTGACCACGCTCACCGAGGGAAGGAGACAACGTCCAACCCCAGAGTCACTATTCCCAGA AGACAGCGACCAACCCCCGAGTTACCAATACCAGAGAGAAAGACCAACCCCAGAGTTACTATTCCCAGTGACCAACCCGAGTTACCATTCCCAGAGACAGCGACCAACCCCCGAGTTACCAATACCAGAGAGAAAGACCAACCCCAGAGTTACTATTCCCAGTGACCAACCCCAGTTACCATTCCCAGAGACAGCGACCAACCCCCGAGTTACCAATACCAGAGAGAAAGACCAACCCCAGAGTTACTATTCCCAAAGTGACCAACCCGAGTTACCATTCCCAGAGACAGCGACCAACCCCCGAGTTACCATTCCCAGAGACAGCGACCAACCCCCGAGTTACCAATACCAGAGAGAAAGACCAACCCCAGAGTTACTATTCCCAGTGACCAACCCGA ACAGTGACCAACCCGAGTTACCAATCCCAGGGAGAAAGACTAACCAGAGTGGCCATTCCCAGAGAGAAAGACCAACCCCAGTTACCATTCCCAGAGACAGCGACCAACCCCCGAGTTACCATTCCCAGAGAGAAAGACCAACCCCAGAGTTACTATTCCCAGTGACCAACCCGAGTTACCATTCCCAGAGACAGCGACCAACCCCCGAGTTACCATTCCCAGAGACAGTGACCAACCCGAGTTACCATTCCCAGAGACAGCGACCAACCCCCGAGTTACCATTCCCAGAGAGAAAGACCAACCCCAGAGTTACTATTCCCAGTGACCAACCTGAGTTACCATTCCCAGAGTGA